The Pseudarthrobacter sp. NS4 genome includes a window with the following:
- a CDS encoding DEAD/DEAH box helicase, translated as MNPHDSLIPLLGRGPDPEQLRHVRTIPARPAVYEQWPDWVHPDLVAAYGSRGIQEPYRHQVEAANVAHGGEHVVVATGTASGKSLAYQLPALDAIHRSELRVLADPGKIHDDGAVTLYLSPTKALAADQLNAIRALKLPTVRAETYDGDTDPASRRWIRDHANFILANPDMLHFGILPNHAWWAGFFRRLRYVIVDEAHSYRGVFGSHVANLMRRLRRICAYYGAGTAYPEPVFIAASATASDPDASFSRLIGAPVKAVSRDCSPHGATTVAFWEPALTEVRGENGARERRTAVAETADLLANLVSAQIRTIAFIKSRRGAETISSITKRLLDEVDPSLPQRVAAYRSGYLPEERRAVEKALRSGRLLGVSSTSALELGIDISGLDAVLVAGWPGTRASLFQQIGRAGRAGQEAIAAFVAGDDPLDTFLVNHPEAIFDVSVEATVFDPSNPYVLGPHLCAAAAELPLGTGELDLFGGTAEGLLDKLVAQGYLRRRPAGWFWTHSQSAAAMVSLRADGGGPVSIVDADTGSLLGTMDSPQTHYQAHNGAVYIHQGDSYVVEDLNEDDHCVVVRRANPDYYTTARDVTQIEVLETQRTTQWGDVTVHFGDVKVTTQVVSFQRKALISNEILGEEPLDLGARELFTKAVWFVVDNRSLTAAGLIEAQFPGALHAAEHAAIGLLPLVASSDRWDIGGVSTALHADTGVPTIFVYDGHPGGAGFAERGYDKAKVWLAATRDAIKACECDSGCPSCVQSPKCGNKNNPLDKAAAVTLLDVLLKDATEMTPVSEPSGGFRPA; from the coding sequence ACCTGGTGGCCGCGTACGGTTCCCGGGGCATCCAGGAGCCATACCGGCACCAGGTGGAAGCGGCGAACGTTGCCCACGGCGGCGAACATGTCGTGGTGGCCACGGGGACTGCATCCGGCAAGTCGCTGGCGTACCAGCTTCCGGCCCTGGATGCCATCCACCGTTCGGAACTGCGCGTCCTTGCAGACCCCGGAAAGATCCATGACGACGGCGCCGTCACCCTTTATCTCTCGCCCACCAAGGCGCTGGCCGCCGACCAGCTGAATGCCATCCGGGCCCTGAAACTGCCCACCGTCCGGGCGGAAACGTACGACGGCGACACGGATCCTGCCTCCCGGCGCTGGATCCGGGACCACGCCAACTTCATCCTGGCCAACCCGGACATGCTGCACTTCGGCATCCTGCCCAACCACGCCTGGTGGGCCGGGTTCTTCCGCCGCCTCCGCTACGTGATCGTGGACGAAGCCCACAGCTACCGCGGCGTGTTCGGGTCCCACGTGGCCAACCTGATGCGGCGGCTGCGGCGCATCTGCGCCTACTACGGAGCCGGGACCGCCTACCCGGAACCTGTGTTCATTGCTGCGTCAGCCACCGCCTCAGACCCTGATGCCTCCTTCTCCCGGCTGATCGGCGCACCCGTCAAGGCCGTCTCCCGCGACTGTTCGCCGCATGGTGCCACCACCGTGGCGTTCTGGGAACCCGCGTTGACGGAAGTTCGCGGCGAGAACGGCGCCAGGGAGCGGCGCACGGCAGTGGCCGAAACGGCAGACCTGCTGGCCAACCTGGTGTCAGCGCAGATCCGCACCATCGCCTTCATCAAATCGCGCCGCGGGGCAGAAACCATCTCCTCCATCACCAAACGGCTCTTGGACGAGGTGGATCCAAGCCTGCCGCAGCGGGTGGCTGCCTACCGCTCCGGCTACCTGCCCGAGGAACGCCGTGCGGTGGAGAAAGCCCTCCGGTCCGGCCGGCTGCTGGGAGTTTCCAGCACCTCGGCGTTGGAGCTGGGCATCGACATCTCCGGGCTTGACGCTGTTCTGGTGGCGGGCTGGCCCGGAACCCGGGCTTCCCTTTTCCAGCAGATCGGGCGGGCGGGCAGGGCCGGGCAGGAAGCCATCGCCGCGTTCGTTGCCGGTGACGACCCCCTCGACACGTTCCTCGTGAACCATCCGGAGGCAATTTTCGACGTCTCCGTTGAAGCCACCGTTTTTGACCCGTCCAATCCTTACGTGCTGGGTCCGCACCTGTGTGCCGCGGCGGCGGAACTTCCGCTGGGCACGGGCGAGCTGGACCTTTTCGGTGGAACGGCGGAGGGACTCCTGGACAAGCTGGTGGCGCAGGGCTATCTTCGGCGCCGGCCGGCCGGCTGGTTCTGGACGCACTCCCAGAGCGCCGCCGCCATGGTCAGCCTGCGCGCCGACGGCGGTGGTCCTGTCAGCATTGTGGACGCCGACACCGGCTCCCTCCTCGGAACGATGGATTCGCCGCAGACCCACTACCAGGCGCACAACGGCGCGGTCTACATCCACCAGGGTGACAGCTACGTGGTGGAGGACCTGAACGAAGACGACCACTGCGTGGTGGTCCGCCGTGCCAACCCCGACTACTACACCACCGCCCGGGATGTCACACAGATCGAAGTCCTGGAGACCCAGCGCACCACGCAATGGGGAGACGTCACAGTCCACTTCGGCGACGTGAAGGTCACCACGCAGGTGGTTTCGTTCCAGCGCAAAGCCCTGATTTCCAATGAGATCCTCGGCGAGGAACCACTGGACCTGGGCGCCCGGGAGCTGTTCACCAAGGCCGTATGGTTCGTGGTGGACAACCGGTCACTGACAGCAGCCGGCCTCATCGAAGCCCAGTTCCCGGGAGCCCTGCACGCCGCGGAGCATGCAGCGATCGGCCTCCTGCCCCTGGTGGCGTCCAGTGACCGCTGGGACATCGGCGGGGTGTCGACTGCCCTGCACGCCGACACTGGAGTGCCCACTATCTTTGTGTACGACGGACACCCCGGCGGCGCGGGTTTTGCTGAACGGGGCTACGACAAGGCGAAGGTATGGCTGGCGGCCACCCGGGACGCGATCAAGGCCTGTGAGTGCGACTCCGGCTGCCCGTCCTGCGTGCAGTCCCCTAAATGCGGGAACAAGAACAACCCGCTGGACAAGGCCGCCGCCGTGACCCTCCTGGACGTCCTGTTGAAGGATGCGACGGAGATGACTCCAGTGAGCGAGCCGAGCGGAGGCTTCCGGCCCGCCTAA
- a CDS encoding Rv3654c family TadE-like protein, with protein MKPGPADTRERGSGTVLAAGLALVVMMVMAMMLLLAQAAVLASRAASAADLAALAGADALRGITDGEPCAVAVEVAARHAAAVLSCVEGPGQILEVRTELGERSLLGPANGHARAGPPP; from the coding sequence GTGAAGCCGGGCCCGGCGGACACCCGTGAAAGGGGCTCCGGCACGGTCCTGGCTGCAGGTCTTGCACTGGTGGTCATGATGGTGATGGCGATGATGTTGTTGCTGGCCCAGGCGGCCGTGCTGGCGAGCAGGGCAGCCTCCGCCGCTGACCTGGCCGCTCTTGCCGGAGCCGACGCGCTGCGCGGCATCACAGACGGCGAACCCTGCGCGGTGGCTGTTGAGGTGGCAGCCCGCCACGCCGCCGCTGTACTCAGTTGCGTTGAAGGTCCAGGACAGATACTTGAGGTCAGGACAGAGCTGGGGGAGCGGTCGCTGCTGGGCCCGGCGAACGGCCATGCCCGTGCCGGACCTCCGCCTTAG
- a CDS encoding TadE family type IV pilus minor pilin: MTLLAMLLAGAAAGVTQLRIEEGARAGARALARGEDPANVQSTVRTLAGGTASASVAAEDGWFSITVSDRVAGPLGSSFPWTLTALASTRSESAAASQASGLTEGRGNR, translated from the coding sequence GTGACTCTGCTGGCCATGCTCCTGGCTGGTGCCGCTGCAGGCGTCACGCAGCTGCGGATCGAAGAGGGAGCGCGTGCCGGCGCACGTGCACTGGCGAGGGGTGAGGATCCTGCCAATGTCCAAAGTACAGTCAGGACCCTGGCCGGCGGCACTGCCTCGGCCTCGGTCGCGGCCGAGGATGGGTGGTTCAGCATCACAGTAAGCGACCGGGTGGCTGGCCCCCTTGGTTCCTCGTTTCCATGGACTCTCACTGCCCTCGCTTCCACCCGCAGCGAGTCAGCTGCCGCAAGCCAGGCCAGTGGCCTGACCGAGGGCAGGGGGAACAGGTGA
- a CDS encoding DUF4244 domain-containing protein: protein MSMNHHRRYFAAPAVPAASRRDFRGQSDNRHRNATHDGKAGSTLPGNVVELYPGASLLPNRGPVRLMGSETGMATAEYAIATLAAVGFAGLLVFILRSDEVRGFLLTLIRAALALP from the coding sequence ATGTCCATGAACCACCACCGCCGCTACTTTGCCGCCCCTGCCGTGCCGGCAGCTTCCCGCAGGGACTTCAGGGGACAGAGCGACAACCGGCACCGCAACGCGACGCACGACGGCAAGGCGGGCAGTACCTTGCCAGGTAACGTTGTCGAGCTGTACCCGGGTGCAAGCCTCCTCCCGAACCGCGGGCCCGTGCGGCTGATGGGGTCTGAAACCGGGATGGCTACTGCCGAATACGCGATCGCCACGCTGGCAGCAGTAGGTTTTGCCGGGCTCCTCGTCTTCATCCTCCGCAGTGACGAGGTCCGCGGCTTCCTGCTGACCCTGATCCGTGCCGCGCTGGCGCTGCCGTGA
- a CDS encoding type II secretion system F family protein, with amino-acid sequence MTENQVLAFAVFLALAAAVCLGCAGRGAVRNRLHNLPLGVRNDADRVGDEAAITRKRGGPGLKDTAMMLELVAAMLDAGSSIGRSLELVAASASDRYSDSLRPVVSALAIGADWDTAWRSSAVRLPEILELRDALGFAALTGAPSSAILYAQAARLRRERFRAAEKRAASLGVKLVVPLGLCSLPAFICLGVVPVLLALVPSGS; translated from the coding sequence ATGACGGAAAATCAGGTACTGGCCTTCGCCGTCTTCCTGGCCCTCGCCGCTGCTGTCTGCCTCGGCTGCGCCGGACGGGGGGCGGTAAGGAACCGCCTCCACAATCTGCCCCTTGGCGTGAGGAATGACGCAGACCGGGTGGGGGACGAAGCCGCAATCACGAGGAAGCGGGGAGGACCCGGCCTCAAAGACACGGCCATGATGCTTGAACTGGTCGCGGCGATGCTGGATGCAGGTTCCAGCATCGGCCGCAGCCTGGAACTGGTGGCAGCCTCGGCATCAGACCGGTACAGCGATTCGCTCCGGCCGGTTGTATCGGCTCTGGCCATTGGCGCCGACTGGGACACAGCCTGGCGCAGCTCGGCCGTCCGCCTCCCCGAGATCCTGGAACTGCGGGACGCCCTGGGGTTCGCGGCGCTGACCGGCGCGCCGTCGTCGGCCATCCTTTACGCGCAGGCCGCCAGGCTCCGCCGTGAACGGTTCCGGGCTGCGGAGAAGCGGGCAGCCTCACTCGGGGTGAAGCTGGTGGTTCCGCTTGGCCTGTGTTCGCTTCCGGCATTCATTTGCCTGGGCGTGGTTCCCGTGCTGCTGGCCCTGGTTCCGTCCGGCTCCTGA
- a CDS encoding type II secretion system F family protein yields MAGAGCPPGTGPGGLAVIFLLAVALCLAAVLMLKPPGGAAARLRRAAGQGQAFAFSSAGSRFSPWGRPRARKGTNLRTSPMTLVVQQLAALLKGGRTPARLWDELWVVYGVAGQPTQPLRLHSAPVPFHPSKSPPPSSSGGLSACSVAVLGSARAAAASGTPVSEAIRRTLPPVGGDREARIWSELAACLDIAEASGCPLADVLTRFAAQLEVEDDADAARQTALAGPKATVTLLTWLPLMGLGLGAALGVDPVAILLGTPLGLAALAAGITLTVAGRIWSARLVAAAAGAGAA; encoded by the coding sequence ATGGCCGGCGCTGGCTGCCCGCCTGGGACTGGACCCGGCGGACTTGCCGTGATTTTCCTCCTGGCCGTGGCCCTGTGCTTGGCCGCGGTGCTGATGCTCAAGCCGCCTGGTGGAGCGGCGGCCAGGCTGCGGCGTGCAGCAGGGCAGGGCCAGGCGTTTGCATTCAGCTCCGCGGGAAGTCGGTTCAGTCCTTGGGGCAGGCCCAGGGCCAGGAAAGGCACAAACCTGCGGACATCGCCGATGACCCTTGTGGTCCAGCAGCTCGCGGCGCTGCTCAAAGGCGGCAGAACACCTGCACGGCTGTGGGACGAGCTGTGGGTGGTGTACGGGGTTGCAGGCCAGCCCACGCAACCACTACGCCTGCACTCCGCACCTGTGCCATTCCACCCCTCGAAGTCCCCGCCGCCTTCCTCCTCCGGCGGCTTGTCTGCCTGCTCTGTTGCGGTGCTGGGTTCTGCCCGCGCGGCGGCAGCAAGCGGCACTCCGGTTTCGGAGGCAATCCGGAGGACGCTCCCGCCCGTCGGCGGGGACCGGGAGGCCCGGATCTGGTCCGAGCTGGCCGCATGCCTCGACATTGCTGAAGCAAGCGGCTGTCCCCTGGCCGACGTCCTCACCAGATTTGCCGCCCAGCTCGAAGTGGAGGACGACGCCGACGCAGCGCGGCAGACCGCCCTGGCCGGACCCAAAGCCACGGTGACCCTCCTGACCTGGCTCCCGCTTATGGGGCTGGGGCTCGGAGCGGCATTGGGGGTGGATCCGGTCGCCATCCTGCTTGGCACACCCCTCGGGCTGGCAGCCCTGGCGGCCGGGATCACACTGACTGTGGCCGGAAGGATATGGTCCGCGCGGCTTGTGGCGGCGGCGGCCGGTGCGGGGGCGGCATGA
- a CDS encoding TadA family conjugal transfer-associated ATPase: MKGPPGAGRTSGPSVGERRRAGRGQDVRNRRAVDAGLLESVRETMMADAGAVTPSRVAAAVQATGKLLGTAGSLAAAERISAELNGLGPLQELTRDPATTDIFVNAPDSVWVDRGQGIERTPLVFDGEAQLRALACRLVAAGGRRLDDGSPCVDVRLAGGYRVHAVLPPVSTAGTLLSIRIRREKVFTMSELGAAGLFGPRLQIVLEKIVEHRLSFLISGATGSGKTTLLSTLLGLCSPEERLVLIEDASELNPVHPHVVSLESRHGNLEGGGEVDLGELVRQALRMRPDRLVVGECRGAEVRELLTAMNTGHSGGGGTIHANTATAVPARLTALGALAGLGPDAVRLQASSALDVVIHVERTPRGREVACVGIIGDGPDGLIVVPGLQMAAGVPGPAWPALAARLGLDPADLP, translated from the coding sequence GTGAAGGGCCCACCTGGTGCCGGGCGAACCAGCGGCCCGAGTGTGGGCGAACGCAGGCGGGCCGGCCGCGGACAGGACGTCCGGAACAGGCGTGCCGTTGATGCCGGGCTTCTCGAATCGGTCCGCGAAACCATGATGGCGGACGCCGGGGCGGTCACCCCGTCCCGGGTAGCCGCAGCTGTGCAGGCCACCGGCAAGCTCCTGGGTACCGCAGGCTCCCTGGCCGCAGCGGAACGGATCAGCGCTGAACTGAACGGGCTGGGACCGCTGCAGGAGCTTACCCGCGACCCCGCCACGACGGACATCTTCGTGAATGCCCCTGATTCAGTCTGGGTGGACAGGGGCCAGGGCATCGAGCGGACGCCGCTGGTCTTCGACGGTGAAGCCCAGTTGCGGGCGCTGGCCTGCAGGTTGGTCGCAGCCGGCGGACGACGGCTGGACGACGGCTCGCCCTGCGTCGATGTGCGGCTGGCCGGCGGCTATCGTGTCCACGCCGTGCTGCCGCCGGTCTCCACCGCAGGGACCCTGCTCAGCATCCGGATCCGGCGGGAAAAGGTTTTCACCATGAGCGAACTCGGCGCGGCCGGATTGTTCGGCCCGCGGCTGCAGATAGTCCTCGAGAAAATCGTGGAGCACAGGTTGAGCTTCCTGATCAGTGGTGCCACCGGATCCGGGAAGACCACGTTGCTCTCCACCCTGCTGGGGCTGTGCTCCCCGGAGGAGCGGCTGGTCCTGATCGAGGACGCGTCTGAACTGAACCCTGTCCATCCACATGTCGTATCGCTGGAATCCCGCCACGGGAACCTGGAAGGTGGCGGGGAGGTGGACCTTGGCGAACTGGTCAGGCAGGCACTACGCATGCGTCCGGACCGGCTGGTGGTGGGTGAATGCCGCGGCGCGGAGGTCCGCGAGCTTCTCACTGCCATGAACACCGGCCACAGCGGCGGGGGCGGCACCATCCACGCGAATACAGCCACCGCTGTTCCGGCCCGGCTGACTGCCCTCGGTGCCCTTGCAGGGTTGGGTCCCGACGCCGTGAGGCTCCAGGCTTCCAGCGCCCTTGACGTGGTCATCCACGTCGAGCGGACACCCCGGGGCCGGGAGGTAGCGTGCGTGGGTATCATCGGCGACGGCCCGGACGGGCTCATTGTCGTCCCTGGCTTGCAAATGGCGGCAGGTGTTCCTGGCCCGGCATGGCCGGCGCTGGCTGCCCGCCTGGGACTGGACCCGGCGGACTTGCCGTGA
- the ssd gene encoding septum site-determining protein Ssd — MGTAHPAGTGTGDGDIDAWLPDGSDEVLLVTSSAFLRAEVERIVAAAGAHLRVAGDAAEAGRHWDAAGAVLVGSDIRELPPRRRAPAVLVGLDGEGDSLWHLAAALGAERVAVLPDAAAWLADHLSRSRSPGPGGLVLGVTGGCGGAGATTAAVWIAQAAAGLGARVLLVDGDPWGGGVELAIAAEESPGLRWPDLAEARGSIDPVQLSDSLPVAGGFSFLSWPAGRDQSVAVAAATAAGVLDAARRGYELVVVDIGRRTEPLQTFAWDCDRILLVVPAQLQAAVASVRLLQEFPPVEAALLVRGKSGAALDGSLLSGSIGLPVQGRVPELRGVAAAMESGRLLDLGKRRGVRQFAASVLNSLGDDMPVGGMA; from the coding sequence ATGGGGACTGCGCATCCCGCTGGCACAGGTACGGGGGATGGTGACATTGACGCCTGGCTGCCCGATGGATCGGATGAGGTGCTGCTGGTGACGTCATCGGCATTTCTCCGTGCCGAGGTGGAACGGATTGTTGCTGCCGCCGGTGCCCACCTGCGTGTCGCGGGTGACGCAGCCGAGGCCGGCAGGCATTGGGACGCGGCCGGCGCAGTTTTGGTGGGAAGTGATATCCGTGAACTGCCGCCCCGGCGCCGGGCACCCGCGGTGCTGGTGGGGCTCGACGGTGAAGGTGACAGCCTGTGGCATCTGGCCGCCGCCCTGGGAGCAGAACGGGTGGCTGTCCTGCCGGACGCCGCGGCGTGGCTGGCCGACCACCTCAGCCGGTCCCGTTCACCAGGGCCCGGCGGGCTCGTCCTTGGCGTAACCGGAGGATGCGGCGGCGCCGGGGCAACCACGGCTGCTGTCTGGATAGCACAGGCAGCGGCAGGACTCGGAGCCCGTGTGTTGCTTGTCGACGGCGATCCCTGGGGTGGCGGGGTGGAACTTGCCATTGCCGCAGAGGAGAGCCCGGGCCTCCGGTGGCCCGATCTCGCCGAGGCGAGGGGCAGTATCGATCCGGTGCAACTCTCCGATTCCCTGCCCGTTGCCGGCGGTTTCTCATTCCTATCGTGGCCTGCCGGCAGGGACCAGTCCGTTGCAGTGGCGGCTGCTACCGCTGCAGGTGTACTGGACGCTGCCCGGCGGGGGTACGAACTGGTGGTCGTGGATATCGGCCGCAGGACAGAGCCGCTCCAGACCTTCGCCTGGGACTGCGACCGCATCCTGCTGGTGGTCCCCGCACAGCTGCAGGCAGCCGTCGCATCGGTGCGTCTGCTGCAGGAGTTTCCCCCGGTTGAGGCTGCCCTCCTGGTCCGTGGAAAGTCCGGTGCCGCACTGGACGGTTCATTGCTCTCCGGGTCCATCGGATTGCCTGTTCAGGGACGGGTACCTGAACTGCGCGGAGTCGCCGCAGCCATGGAATCCGGCCGGCTTCTTGACCTGGGCAAGCGGCGGGGTGTCCGGCAGTTTGCTGCGTCCGTACTTAATTCGCTCGGAGACGATATGCCGGTGGGCGGGATGGCATGA
- a CDS encoding bifunctional 3'-5' exonuclease/DNA polymerase — protein MYLLLAAHPHGAALQELTQAGLPQPANPEPRLVARGDLAAVVRELENKRPGGQPPRWIWHRTQDWYPDLLAAGVELERCHDISLCGNILAFSQFTAHTEYARNTGRIPVDDPMLPPKALLPPRPPADQGALFEEPGAGPAPRCTPAELRSEYAAQQAAVAAVDTGENRRNRLLLLLAAESAGAMIAAEMQHAGVPWREDLHEKILAEHLGPRPPLGHRPARLEALSSELRTLLNSPALNPDSPQDLMRALHRNGIEVKSTRKWELRESSHPAITPLLEYKKLSRLHTANGWAWLDAWVAGGRFRPEYVVGGVVSGRWASRGGGALQIPRQVRGAVHADPGHKLIVADASQLEPRVLVALAQDSIMAEAARDQDLYAGIAAKGFGGDRAKAKMALLGAMYGATSGEAGRLMPQLARTYPRAVDFVERAARAGESGGTVTTRLGRSSPPPSDLWFQSQRSATAEEQRRAESIARSRGRFTRNFVVQGSAADWAACWLAELRRRLRALRTAGTVSADLVFFLHDEVMVHAPADGVEACIKAIEDAARAAKELLFGPIPVEFPVSIAVVDSYDHAK, from the coding sequence ATGTACCTGCTGCTTGCCGCCCACCCCCATGGCGCGGCACTCCAGGAACTCACACAGGCCGGACTCCCCCAGCCCGCCAACCCCGAACCCCGCCTGGTCGCCCGGGGCGACCTGGCCGCCGTCGTCCGCGAACTCGAAAACAAGCGGCCCGGCGGACAGCCGCCCCGCTGGATCTGGCACCGCACGCAGGACTGGTACCCGGACCTGCTCGCGGCCGGGGTGGAACTGGAGCGGTGCCATGACATCAGCCTCTGCGGAAACATCCTTGCCTTTTCGCAGTTCACTGCCCACACCGAGTACGCGCGCAACACCGGCAGGATCCCGGTGGATGATCCTATGCTCCCGCCAAAAGCGCTCCTGCCGCCTCGGCCGCCGGCAGACCAGGGTGCCCTCTTCGAGGAGCCTGGCGCCGGTCCCGCACCCCGCTGCACGCCCGCCGAACTAAGGTCTGAATATGCCGCCCAGCAGGCTGCGGTCGCGGCGGTGGACACCGGGGAGAACCGACGCAACCGGCTTCTGCTGCTGTTGGCTGCGGAATCGGCCGGGGCGATGATTGCCGCGGAGATGCAGCACGCCGGCGTTCCCTGGCGGGAAGACCTGCACGAAAAGATCCTTGCCGAACACCTGGGGCCCCGCCCGCCTCTGGGCCACCGGCCGGCCAGGCTGGAAGCCCTGAGTTCGGAGCTCCGGACGCTGCTGAACTCACCCGCGCTTAACCCGGATTCCCCGCAGGACCTGATGCGTGCCCTCCACCGCAACGGTATCGAGGTGAAAAGCACCCGGAAGTGGGAGCTGAGGGAATCAAGCCACCCCGCCATTACGCCGTTGCTTGAGTACAAGAAGCTGTCCCGGCTGCACACAGCCAACGGCTGGGCCTGGCTCGACGCGTGGGTGGCCGGCGGCAGGTTCCGGCCCGAATACGTGGTGGGCGGCGTGGTGTCAGGCCGCTGGGCGTCCCGAGGTGGCGGCGCCCTGCAGATCCCGCGCCAGGTCCGCGGCGCGGTCCATGCCGATCCGGGCCACAAACTTATCGTTGCGGACGCCTCGCAGCTGGAGCCGCGCGTCCTCGTGGCCCTGGCCCAGGACTCCATCATGGCTGAGGCTGCCCGGGACCAGGACCTGTACGCAGGCATCGCCGCCAAGGGTTTCGGCGGCGACCGGGCGAAGGCGAAGATGGCCCTGCTGGGCGCCATGTACGGCGCCACATCGGGCGAAGCCGGACGCCTCATGCCCCAGCTTGCCCGGACGTATCCGCGGGCAGTGGACTTCGTGGAGCGGGCAGCGCGCGCGGGCGAGTCAGGCGGAACGGTGACGACGCGGCTGGGCCGCAGCAGCCCGCCGCCGTCGGACCTCTGGTTCCAGAGCCAGCGCTCCGCCACCGCGGAGGAGCAGCGCCGGGCGGAGTCCATTGCCCGCTCCCGGGGCCGCTTCACGCGGAACTTCGTGGTCCAGGGCTCGGCCGCTGACTGGGCGGCGTGCTGGCTTGCGGAATTACGACGGCGGCTGCGCGCCCTCCGGACGGCAGGCACCGTCAGCGCCGACCTGGTCTTCTTCCTCCACGACGAAGTGATGGTCCATGCACCCGCGGACGGGGTGGAGGCCTGCATCAAGGCCATCGAAGACGCCGCCAGGGCCGCCAAAGAGCTGTTGTTTGGCCCAATTCCGGTGGAGTTTCCGGTGAGCATCGCGGTAGTCGATTCCTACGACCACGCGAAATGA
- a CDS encoding YegP family protein, giving the protein MAGRFEIHHVGDESYRLRLTDAEGNIVAVSPNFKSLNTVLDGVKAMRENAATGIVVDLRQQEA; this is encoded by the coding sequence ATGGCGGGCAGATTTGAAATTCATCATGTAGGGGACGAGTCGTACCGGCTGCGGCTCACGGACGCTGAGGGCAACATCGTTGCCGTCTCACCCAATTTCAAGTCATTAAATACGGTGCTGGACGGCGTCAAAGCGATGCGGGAGAACGCAGCGACAGGCATAGTGGTGGATCTGCGGCAGCAAGAGGCCTGA
- a CDS encoding NUDIX hydrolase, protein MSAREDLLELARRAESGDGSAPDPRWAALTVDKERARRAAVLLLFGALDDVPAVSGKPLAPADLDVLLLERAHTLGSHPGQVAFPGGGIDAKESPVEAALREAEEETGLDTGGVEVLGTLQQLGLAHSNFLVTPVLGWWRSPSPVRVVDYAESAQVFRIPVRDLLDPDNRVMATVHRAGRTFDSPAFTVNGVVVWGFTGIVLSGLFDQLGWSVPWDSTRLHPMGV, encoded by the coding sequence GTGAGCGCCCGCGAGGACCTGCTGGAGCTGGCCCGCCGGGCGGAATCAGGTGATGGTTCTGCCCCTGATCCCCGCTGGGCTGCCTTGACGGTGGACAAGGAACGCGCGCGCAGGGCTGCGGTGCTCCTGCTCTTCGGCGCGCTCGACGACGTCCCAGCTGTCTCCGGCAAGCCCCTGGCGCCGGCCGACCTTGACGTCCTGCTCCTGGAACGCGCCCACACGCTGGGGTCGCATCCAGGGCAGGTGGCCTTTCCCGGGGGCGGTATCGACGCGAAGGAATCCCCTGTCGAGGCAGCCCTTCGGGAGGCCGAGGAAGAAACCGGGCTCGACACAGGCGGCGTCGAAGTACTCGGCACCCTCCAGCAGCTGGGGCTGGCACACAGCAATTTCCTCGTGACGCCGGTGCTCGGGTGGTGGCGGTCGCCGTCGCCCGTCAGGGTGGTGGACTACGCCGAATCCGCGCAGGTCTTCCGGATCCCCGTCCGTGACCTGCTGGACCCGGACAACCGCGTGATGGCCACCGTCCACAGGGCGGGGCGTACTTTTGACAGCCCCGCCTTTACCGTCAACGGCGTGGTGGTGTGGGGGTTCACCGGGATCGTCCTCAGCGGACTCTTCGACCAGCTCGGCTGGTCTGTTCCGTGGGACAGCACCCGCCTGCACCCGATGGGCGTGTAA
- the nth gene encoding endonuclease III, with protein MPVVSSESVLALKRRARRINRALAEKYPYAHAELDFTNPFELLVATVLSAQTTDVTVNQITPLLFQRYPDARSMAEADPARLEEIIKPTGFFRAKSRNLIALATRLVDEYNGVVPGRLEDLVTLPGVGRKTANVVLGNAFGIPGITVDTHFGRLARRFGWTQSEDPVQIESDVAELFEPKDWTMLSHRVVFHGRRVCHSRKPACGVCPVANWCPSYGLGETDPVKAAKLLKYELAPGSEELLAELLADTARAAEIRMASRKRPL; from the coding sequence ATGCCGGTAGTCTCCTCCGAGTCGGTGCTCGCGTTGAAGCGGCGCGCACGGCGTATCAACAGGGCCCTGGCCGAGAAGTACCCCTACGCGCACGCGGAGTTGGATTTCACCAACCCCTTCGAACTGCTGGTGGCCACCGTCCTCTCGGCCCAGACCACCGACGTCACCGTCAACCAGATCACGCCGCTGCTCTTCCAGCGCTACCCGGACGCGCGGTCCATGGCCGAGGCAGACCCTGCCCGGCTTGAGGAGATCATTAAGCCCACCGGCTTCTTCCGCGCCAAGTCCCGGAACCTGATCGCCCTGGCCACCAGGCTGGTGGATGAGTACAACGGGGTAGTGCCCGGCCGGCTCGAGGACCTCGTCACCCTGCCTGGAGTGGGACGCAAGACCGCCAACGTGGTGCTCGGCAATGCCTTCGGCATCCCCGGCATCACGGTGGACACCCACTTTGGGCGGCTTGCCCGCCGGTTCGGCTGGACGCAATCGGAAGACCCCGTGCAGATCGAGTCCGACGTAGCGGAGCTGTTCGAGCCGAAGGACTGGACCATGCTCTCGCACCGCGTGGTGTTCCACGGACGGCGTGTCTGCCACTCCCGGAAGCCCGCCTGCGGGGTGTGCCCGGTGGCGAACTGGTGCCCGAGCTACGGGCTGGGCGAAACGGATCCGGTGAAGGCAGCCAAGCTCCTGAAGTACGAGCTCGCCCCCGGCAGCGAGGAGCTGCTGGCCGAGCTGCTGGCAGATACTGCCAGGGCGGCCGAAATCCGGATGGCCTCCAGGAAGAGACCGTTGTGA